A single Vulcanisaeta distributa DSM 14429 DNA region contains:
- a CDS encoding DUF3834 domain-containing protein yields MKIIAAPGPVSYPLILATREYKDLDLVFSKGSEEPGAYAIADSLTSLIKSGLRIDVVTVKRLMFVYPELRGPRIAVWRRGSAADILIRALLDKVGLRAELVYADDWPSVLNMLNTGNAQSAVLNLGVLEHRGEFLEDLVGAPGACGAQINGDHQYFIDVYRAGIEMARKDLNGSVDYIANKLPIRLPREFIRNILVRVEYGIYSPGDYGSFAEVIKRYGGGK; encoded by the coding sequence ATGAAGATCATAGCAGCGCCAGGCCCTGTATCTTATCCATTAATACTCGCAACGAGGGAGTACAAGGACCTAGACCTGGTCTTTAGCAAGGGTAGTGAGGAACCTGGTGCCTATGCCATTGCCGATTCATTGACGTCACTAATAAAGAGTGGTCTAAGGATTGACGTAGTTACCGTTAAGAGGTTAATGTTTGTGTATCCAGAGTTGAGGGGTCCTAGGATAGCGGTTTGGAGACGTGGTAGTGCGGCTGATATACTCATTAGGGCTTTGCTGGATAAGGTTGGTTTGAGGGCTGAGCTCGTTTATGCAGATGACTGGCCTTCAGTACTTAACATGCTTAACACTGGCAATGCGCAGAGTGCGGTTTTAAACCTCGGTGTCCTTGAGCATAGGGGTGAATTTCTCGAGGACCTAGTCGGTGCGCCGGGTGCATGTGGTGCCCAGATTAATGGTGACCATCAATACTTCATCGATGTTTATAGGGCTGGAATTGAAATGGCGAGGAAGGACTTAAACGGTTCCGTTGATTACATAGCCAATAAATTACCGATCAGGTTACCGAGAGAATTCATTAGGAATATATTAGTTAGGGTGGAGTATGGTATTTATAGTCCAGGTGATTATGGGAGTTTCGCCGAGGTTATTAAAAGGTACGGTGGCGGGAAATGA